A genomic stretch from Leptospira licerasiae serovar Varillal str. VAR 010 includes:
- a CDS encoding DUF1554 domain-containing protein: MNSNPKILFRLIPIVSLFSLFSFCNQANPINLDGSSSAAGVLLNVVLPNIIGAEIIPEGLPQLSSNVIYDAGNTYIDLTFSEQSTVDENFTMQIESYTTVSSPSFVGYNTFTLPANTGTYSVGFALNADDDNCLDRAGDKFSFRITKDSTGDTFVYDVTVKDGDYCIFESSAKSLAQLGGLGAMDNHCKNLASGKGLPRNPAYYKAMVGALSATYGDRNPGETLSSTSFFRANKRYVRKQGNGTWVKVFSIGGTWPLSSDFDNPLIDLGDYWTGMHSGWGRMDSNTCLNGSESWTNSSNSSSGNLGTSSVVTGDAAYRTLDACDSPLTLPFICVYSPD; the protein is encoded by the coding sequence ATGAATTCGAATCCAAAGATCCTTTTCAGACTCATCCCGATCGTATCGCTATTCTCCCTATTCTCTTTTTGCAATCAGGCAAACCCGATCAATTTGGACGGCAGCAGCAGTGCTGCCGGCGTTCTTTTGAATGTTGTTTTACCGAATATCATCGGAGCTGAGATAATTCCGGAAGGTCTTCCGCAACTTTCGTCTAACGTTATTTACGATGCTGGGAATACCTATATAGATCTTACTTTTTCGGAACAAAGCACCGTAGACGAAAATTTTACGATGCAAATCGAAAGTTATACTACTGTTTCCTCACCGAGTTTTGTCGGTTATAATACTTTTACTCTTCCTGCAAATACGGGCACTTATTCTGTAGGTTTTGCGTTAAATGCAGATGATGATAACTGCTTAGATCGTGCAGGAGACAAATTCAGTTTCAGAATTACGAAAGATTCCACAGGAGATACTTTCGTATATGACGTAACTGTAAAGGACGGAGATTATTGTATTTTCGAATCTTCTGCCAAATCCCTGGCCCAATTGGGTGGACTAGGTGCAATGGACAATCATTGTAAAAACTTAGCAAGCGGGAAAGGTCTCCCTAGAAACCCAGCCTATTATAAAGCTATGGTTGGCGCTCTATCCGCTACCTACGGAGATAGAAATCCGGGAGAGACTCTGTCTTCTACTTCTTTCTTCCGGGCAAATAAGAGGTACGTTCGTAAACAAGGAAATGGAACTTGGGTAAAAGTCTTTTCGATTGGCGGGACCTGGCCCCTAAGTTCCGATTTTGATAATCCTTTGATAGATTTGGGAGATTATTGGACAGGAATGCATTCCGGTTGGGGCAGAATGGATAGCAACACCTGTCTCAATGGCTCCGAAAGTTGGACAAATTCGAGTAATTCTTCCAGCGGAAACTTAGGCACTTCGAGCGTAGTGACCGGAGACGCGGCTTATCGGACTCTAGATGCTTGTGATTCCCCTTTGACATTGCCGTTTATTTGCGTTTATTCTCCGGATTGA